In Mycolicibacter virginiensis, the DNA window CAAGGTGACCGTCCCCTTGCGACTGAACAGATACGCCACCGAACCCGGATCAGCCATCTGACCACCGTTACGCGTCATCGCCACCCGCACCTCACTAGCCGCACGATTGCGATTGTCGGTCAAACACTCGATCAACACCGCCACCCCATTGGGCCCATAACCCTCATAGGTGATCGTCTGGTAATCCGCCCCACCAGCTTCCTCACCAGCACCACGCTTACGCGCCCGCTCAATATTGTCGTTAGGCACCGAGTTCTTCTTCGCCTTCTGAATGGCGTCATACAACGTCGGATTACCCGACGGATCCCCACCACCAACCCGCGCCGCAACCTCAATATTCTTGATCAACCGCGCAAAATTCTTGCCACGACGAGCGTCAATGACAGCCTTCTTGTGCTTCGTGGTAGCCCACTTGGAATGGCCGCTCATCGGTTGCCCACCTCACTGTTGCGTCAAAACTTTGCGCGACGAGTCTACGTGTCAGTCCTGGTCGCGTGCCGGGGGCTGCTCGGGCGGGAAGAATCCCGGCGCCCATCGCTCGATCAGCGCGGCGTAGTCGACGTGCGCGTCCAGCTGCACCGCGACGCCCAGCAGACCGCCCAGCGTGCGCAACAACATGACGTAACCAGCGGGAATGGTCAGCCGGCGAGCCATCTTGAATCGGTCGGCGAAGCCTTCCGCCATCGGATCGGTGGTGACCAACGCAGACTTCTGGAACCACTTACGGGTGAAGTGGAACTCCCCCGAGCGCAGCGGGTCGATGTAGGGCCACAGCGGCTGGATGTACTCCACCAGCTGCTCGGCGCTCAGGTCATAGTCGGCCGGCATGAACCCGAGTTGCTTGAGCAGCCGGATCGCCTCGTCCCACTGCTCGTCCCGAGCCCAGCACAGCAGTTCGGCGAATCCCGGCGGGATGCCCTCGGGATGTTCGGCCACCGCGCCGAAGTCGATGACGCCCAGCCGACCGTCGGGCAGCATCATGAAGTTGCCCGGATGCGGGTCGGCATGCACCAGCCCGACCCGCGCCGGCGAGCTCAAGGTGAACTCCAGCAGCAGCGCGCACGCGGAGTCTCGCTCCTCCTTGGTGCCACTGTTGATGATCGCCGACAGTCGCCGGCCTTCGATCCACTCCGAGACGATGACTTTCGGCGCGCTGGCGATCACCGCCGGAACGAAGAACTTCGGGTCATCGGCATAGGCCTTGGCGAAGGCCCGCTGATTGTCGGCCTCCTGGCGGTATTCGAGTTCGGCTTCCAGGGTGTCGTTGATCTCCGTGACCAGCCGGTCCACGTCAGCGCCGGGAACGACCTGCTTGGCGACCCAGTTGAACCGCTGAATCAGCTTGAGGTCGGCGCGCAGCGCCTCGTCGGCGCCGGGATATTGGATCTTGACGGCGACCTCGCGGCCGTCCTTCCAGACCGCCCGGTGGACCTGCCCGATG includes these proteins:
- a CDS encoding ABC1 kinase family protein; this translates as MADLARGGFRRAVKLASLPAGVAGRAALGVGKRMTGKTKDEVNAELLEKAADEMFKVLGELKGGAMKVGQALSVMEAAIPPQFAEPFREALVKLQSEAPPLPAAKVHRVLDAQLGTKWRERFASFDDTPAASASIGQVHRAVWKDGREVAVKIQYPGADEALRADLKLIQRFNWVAKQVVPGADVDRLVTEINDTLEAELEYRQEADNQRAFAKAYADDPKFFVPAVIASAPKVIVSEWIEGRRLSAIINSGTKEERDSACALLLEFTLSSPARVGLVHADPHPGNFMMLPDGRLGVIDFGAVAEHPEGIPPGFAELLCWARDEQWDEAIRLLKQLGFMPADYDLSAEQLVEYIQPLWPYIDPLRSGEFHFTRKWFQKSALVTTDPMAEGFADRFKMARRLTIPAGYVMLLRTLGGLLGVAVQLDAHVDYAALIERWAPGFFPPEQPPARDQD
- a CDS encoding YebC/PmpR family DNA-binding transcriptional regulator, producing MSGHSKWATTKHKKAVIDARRGKNFARLIKNIEVAARVGGGDPSGNPTLYDAIQKAKKNSVPNDNIERARKRGAGEEAGGADYQTITYEGYGPNGVAVLIECLTDNRNRAASEVRVAMTRNGGQMADPGSVAYLFSRKGTVTLDKNGLTEDDVLAAVLDAGAEDVNDLGESFEVISEPGDLVAVRSALVEAGIDYDSAEASFQASVSVPVDVEGARKVLKLVDALEDNDDVQNVWTNVDLSDEVLAALEEE